In Plasmodium gaboni strain SY75 chromosome 14, whole genome shotgun sequence, one genomic interval encodes:
- a CDS encoding putative tRNA-dihydrouridine synthase gives MSNQYDNAYVEKKEYEKSFWESLGKPKYISAPMVDLSELPFRLLCRKYNCDLSFTPMLHSKNFVEHEKYRKGYFKSCEMDKPVIAQFCGNDSKIILEAINYIKDDVNAVDINLGCPQQIARKGNYGAFLLHKHDEVVNLISGITNNCGIPITCKIRKIDNDYQKTLNLCYDLQSRGIKMITVHGRTKEEKGTNIKECDYEIIRIIKERLNIPIIANGSIEYFEDIEKCLNYTKADAVMCAEILLEKPYFFSNKNIDAVNIVNEYFDLYLKYESNTKYLKGHLFKFLYKYFQVHTDLRDMLNNCHTLNDYINFKNLLNQRKNSGTLTETSYSWYRRYRKDI, from the coding sequence ATGAGCAACCAATATGATAATGCCTATGTTgagaaaaaagaatatgaaaaaaGTTTTTGGGAGTCATTAGGAAAAcctaaatatatatcagCACCTATGGTTGACCTAAGTGAATTGCCATTTCGTTTATTATgtagaaaatataattgtGATTTATCGTTTACTCCTATGTTACattcaaaaaattttgtggaacatgaaaaatatagaaaaggatattttaaaagttGTGAGATGGATAAACCAGTAATAGCACAATTTTGTGGGAATGattcaaaaataatattagaagctataaattatataaaggATGATGTTAATGCTGTTGATATAAATCTGGGTTGTCCTCAACAGATAGCAAGAAAAGGTAATTATGGAgcttttttattacataaaCATGATGAAGTAGTAAATTTAATATCAGGTATAACAAATAATTGTGGTATACCTATAACATGTAAAATTCGAAAAATAGATAATGATTATCAAAAGACATTAAATTTATGTTATGACTTACAAAGTAGAGGTATAAAAATGATTACTGTTCATGGAAGAAcaaaagaagaaaaaggtacaaatataaaagaatgTGATTATGAAATTATTAGAATTATTAAAGAAAGATTAAATATTCCTATAATAGCTAATGGATCAATTGAATATTTTGAAGATATTGAAAAATGCCTAAATTATACAAAAGCTGATGCAGTTATGTGTGCAGAAATATTACTTGAAAAaccatattttttttcaaataaaaacattGATGCTGTAAATATTGTAAATGAATACTTTGAtctatatttaaaatatgaatcaaatacaaaatatttaaaaggacatttatttaagttcctatataaatatttccAAGTCCATACTGATTTAAGAGATATGTTAAATAATTGCCACACTTTGAATGATTacataaattttaaaaatttacTAAACCAAAGAAAGAACTCCGGCACATTAACAGAGACGTCTTATAGTTGGTATAGGCGTTACAGAAAggatatataa
- a CDS encoding hypothetical protein (conserved Plasmodium protein, unknown function) — translation MGIKRPFAESSNIPINSNILNEENEDKKYVYPSIGNFPIIINNDMLIYGYGKYLLFFCLKDMKFIKIIDDHESAIRSLDNYMDGEFFLTTGDDKTIIIYDKNWCKYMKILHKKKVVKAYFLKEVEKSEHFKILFIDKYGDIYIYKPPKYVTKEKNNNMSEINNKENNYETIQLLYLYDSLNDVEEKDEDIFFMKEFDQAYNEDILLNHSDNEKNKESINYEIYKNNDNSDNHYESKLNEKNEILNINSIKKKLENHYAECFKNENLLYPIHTCNSSVISLYYDHKFLIIGDRDEKIRIIKNKKIHKIYNFYLYHKLFITCVELINEHIFCSASADCYIHLWNIKRKQVIDSLYLDMNFLSKYVKLSSIFNNMSNIENYKFLINIIFFHKKSFSLFAIIENVKGFLIIPLKEKNENNNNNNNNFVVFDEEKIYFYQLEEDVLSFTFLSLNNQNDVLLFVDRKEGNLHKIYFNDDNTLSKDIKIFPHSYFTPSDMIDIGLINYWKHTTIEGIIN, via the exons atgGGTATTAAAAGGCCTTTTGCTGAATCATCCAATATTCCTATaaattcaaatattttaaatgaagaaaatgaagataaaaaatatgtatatcCAAGTATAGGGAATTTTCctataattataaataatgatatgtTGATATATGGATATggaaaatatttattatttttttgtttaaaaGACATGAagtttataaaaataatagatGATCATGAGAGCGCTATAAGATCATTAGATAATTATATGGATGgtgaattttttttaacaacAGGAGATGATAAGacaataattatttatgaCAAAAATTGGTGTAAgtatatgaaaatattacacaaaaaaaaagttgTTAAAGCATATTTCTTAAAAGAAGTAGAAAAAAGTGaacattttaaaatattatttattgatAAGTATGGagatatttatatatacaagCCACCAAAATATGTtacaaaagaaaaaaataataacatgtcagaaataaataacaaagaaaataattatgaaacCATACAATTATTATACTTATATGATTCTTTAAATGATGTTGAAGAGAAAGatgaagatatattttttatgaagGAATTTGATCAAGCATATAATGAggatattttattaaatcatagtgataatgaaaaaaataaagaatctattaattatgaaatatataaaaataatgataattcTGATAATCATTATGAATCCAAgttaaatgaaaaaaatgaaatattaaatataaattcaataaaaaaaaaattagagAATCATTATGCTGaatgttttaaaaatgaaaatttattatatccaATACATACATGTAATTCTAGTGTAATTTCGTTATATTATGAtcataaatttttaataatagGAGATAGagatgaaaaaataagaattattaaaaataaaaaaattcataaaatatataacttttatttatatcataaactatttataacatgtgttgaattaataaatgaacACATTTTTTGTTCAGCATCAGCTGATTgttatatacatttatggaatattaaaagaaaacaaGTTATCGATTCTTTATATCTAGatatgaattttttatcTAAGTATGTAAAGTTATCATCTATATTTAATAACATGTCAAATATTGagaattataaatttttaattaatattatattttttcataaaaaaagtTTTTCTCTCTTTGCTATTATTGAAAATGTGAAAGGATTCTTAATCATACCcttaaaagaaaaaaacgaaaataataataataataataataattttgtagTATTTGATgaggaaaaaatatatttttatcaattAGAAGAAGATGTATTATCATTCACATTTTTAAGTTTAAATAATCAGAACGATGTTCTCTTATTTGTTGACAGAAAAGAAGGTAACCTacacaaaatatattttaatgatgataatacTTTGTCTAAGGATATAAAGATTTTTCCTCATTCTTATTTCACCCCGTCGGATATGATAG ATATTGGCCTCATTAATTATTGGAAGCACACAACAATCGAGGGGATcattaattaa
- a CDS encoding putative aldo-keto reductase produces MKYKNRLFVILFITFYSTYICNILCVLLKEPSYYNVTHVPNFKSIKNFKNIYKKYNINNELNLSIYKNKNKTKKRKSSFYFITNNYILHFTPTRYNKNIIKYKDFSTPNSKKDYQIYNLNKNKQKLYSNDREKEQDKKKSTSKNKTKTRKTQQNKDDKSLISTEKETSKSKSTLRKNKNNSKEVNLTIQEKNEENKEIKEAQIKNKRTYKKKKTESIQNSDKIEDTDKNKNTAKSEETAKNKKTAKSEETAKNKKIAKSEETAKNKKTVKSKETAKNKKTAKSEETYNEKKKPTLRKKINESEETLNLHHPINTNIEDQNGKATTDEKNKKIKEQEIELAELIKHERDYGDEDDEEENLEQYYDDLQNDNDTQDVSASKKEEEEEKRKQMKSIQEEKEKLERQKKIDFIKKVEHLLEEDEKNHVLYEKRPDIDKLKFGDKPPPGSEDLINTILKNVNEDNNKNQIDKIEEMNKLKKKHLFYELYRISNSSSFKAHKIYTHPDLIYGMKYRKLGESNLCVSELCIGTNMYENDNFISKDDVNVLLNMAFYEYGINFFDICEYDPFPFDPDSYRKSKNRNMNLFLKDKKRENVIINLRMCSSRNVNKLEYGDYYLSWIMEGLKDDTPTFYNIEERLDKILKNLNTNYVDILTIDIPERYIPNNQKGEDTYIWGYENLNAEQNKNSISIEEQFDILEKLILKGKVRHIAVSNESVWGIYQWCNLAKKKKKNYMKIVCVQNLYNLLHKNEVESSGLVEMILKENYNVPLVPYGLLAGGILTGKYLDPERYHTMGPEKVLGDDQLDHDLNEARGNIPEDYGYLSYGPKNGRCNKYPHLYKSHRCVWAQDATGEYLKLARSHGMSLSQLSLSYVYSRPFVGSSIIGPRTLGQLKDSIFALNYPMYQHTEWDIHEIFLRYRGCTMDGNTILNSLDDPNKTSQNVFYKTANIPILSGGTYWKNYPLPHIMKRYEYTDLKEEQDRIKSTFGLNDEPNDANFISSRMWVEREKRKGEYFAVKESNIFKWNKFKIYKGAYTKLSEKEKQVYDTSDFHFTFKNNTISVTPTDEEIKNFYDNEKKIKKIITQNINDHQELFQYKEELGQDLPAPFNNLDIDLIYKQLLNRHNINPLDKKELDSIYEYIKLTPSELETEDFWYIYKYNPFDTSFAFRTGTEP; encoded by the coding sequence atgaaatataaaaacagATTATTCGTTATTCTTTTCATAACTTTCTATTCAACATAcatatgtaatatattgtgtgtattattaaaggaaccttcttattataatgtAACCCACGTTCCAAATTTTAAGagtattaaaaattttaaaaatatttataaaaaatataatatcaacaatgaattaaatttatcaatatataaaaataaaaacaaaacaaaaaaaagaaaatcaagcttttattttattacaaacaattatattttacacTTCACACCAACTCGTTATAACAAAAacattattaaatataaagattTTTCCACACCCAACAGCAAAAAGGATTATCAAATATACAATCtcaataaaaataaacaaaagTTATACAGTAATGATCGAGAAAAAGAACAggacaaaaaaaaaagtacatccaaaaataaaacaaaaacaaGAAAGACACAACAAAATAAGGACGATAAAAGTTTAATATCCACAGAAAAAGAAACCTCGAAATCAAAATCAACATtgagaaaaaataaaaataactCAAAAGAAGTAAACTTAACTATTCaggaaaaaaatgaagaaaataaagaaataaaagaagcacaaattaaaaataaaagaacatacaaaaaaaagaaaactGAAAGTATTCAAAATTCAGACAAAATTGAAGACACAgacaaaaataaaaatacagCCAAAAGCGAAGAAACAgctaaaaataaaaaaacagCCAAAAGCGAAGAAACAgctaaaaataaaaaaatagcCAAAAGCGAAGAAACAgctaaaaataaaaaaacagTCAAAAGCAAAGAAACAgctaaaaataaaaaaacagCCAAAAGCGAAGAAacatataatgaaaaaaaaaaaccaacattgagaaaaaaaattaatgaatCAGAAGAAACCTTAAACCTTCATCATCCAATAAATACAAACATAGAAGACCAAAATGGAAAAGCAACAAcagatgaaaaaaataaaaaaataaaagagCAAGAAATAGAACTTGCCGAATTAATTAAACATGAACGGGATTATGGAGATGAAGATGATGAGGAAGAGAATTTAGAACAATATTATGATGACTTacaaaatgataatgataCACAAGATGTGTCAGCTAGCAAAAAAGAGGaggaagaagaaaaaagaaagcAAATGAAATCCATTCAAgaagaaaaggaaaaattggaaagacaaaaaaaaatagattttataaaaaaagtagAACATTTATTAGAagaagatgaaaaaaatcATGTACTATATGAAAAACGACCAGATATagataaattaaaatttgGTGATAAGCCACCACCAGGAAGTGAAGATTTAATAAACAcgatattaaaaaatgtaaatgaagataacaataaaaatcaaattgataaaatagaagaaatgaataagttaaaaaaaaaacatttattttatgaattGTACAGAATAAGTAATTCTAGTTCATTTAAAGcacataaaatatacacacaTCCAGATTTAATATATGGAATGAAATATCGAAAATTAGGTGAAAGTAATTTATGTGTAAGTGAATTATGTATAGGTACAAATATGTATGAGaatgataattttattaGTAAAGATGATgtaaatgtattattaaatatggctttttatgaatatggaataaatttttttgatatatgTGAATATGATCCCTTTCCATTTGATCCAGATAGTTATCGAAAGAgtaaaaatagaaatatgaatttatttcttaaagataaaaaaagggaaaatgttattataaatttaagGATGTGTTCTTCAAGAAATGTTAATAAATTAGAATACGGAGATTATTATTTAAGTTGGATAATGGAAGGATTAAAGGATGATACTCCGACTTTTTATAACATAGAAGAAAGGTtagataaaatattaaaaaatcTAAATACAAATTATGTAGATATATTGACAATAGATATTCCTGAACGTTATATTCCTAATAACCAAAAAGGAGAagatacatatatatggggatatgaaaatttaaatgcagaacaaaataaaaattcgATATCTATCGAAGAACAATTTGATATATTAGAAAAGTTAATTTTAAAAGGAAAGGTTAGACATATTGCAGTATCAAATGAAAGTGTATGGGGTATATATCAATGGTGTAATTtagcaaaaaaaaaaaaaaaaaactataTGAAAATTGTATGTGTtcaaaatttatataatttacttcataaaaatgaagTTGAATCTTCAGGACTTGTAGAAAtgatattaaaagaaaattataatgtACCATTAGTACCATATGGTTTATTAGCTGGAGGAATATTAACTGGAAAATATTTAGATCCAGAACGATATCATACCATGGGTCCAGAAAAAGTACTAGGAGATGATCAATTAGATCATGATTTAAATGAAGCTAGAGGTAATATACCGGAAGATTATGGTTATTTATCATATGGTCCAAAGAATGGTAGATGTAATAAATATCCTCATTTATACAAATCACATAGATGTGTATGGGCACAAGATGCTACAGgtgaatatttaaaattagCTAGATCTCATGGTATGTCCTTATCTCAATTAAGTTTAAGCTATGTTTATAGTAGACCATTTGTTGGTTCATCAATTATAGGTCCTAGAACATTAGGACAATTAAAAGATTCGATTTTTGCATTAAATTATCCAATGTATCAGCACACAGAATGGGATATAcatgaaatatttttacgTTATAGAGGTTGTACTATGGATGGAAATACTATATTAAATTCACTAGATGATCCTAATAAAACTAGCCaaaatgttttttataaaacaGCTAATATACCTATATTAAGTGGTGGAACCTATTGGAAAAACTATCCTTTACCACATATTATGAAAAGATATGAATATACAGATTTAAAAGAAGAACAGGATAGAATAAAATCAACCTTTGGTTTAAATGATGAACCAAATGATGCAAATTTTATTAGTTCTCGTATGTGGGTAGAAAGAGAAAAAAGGAAAGGTGAATATTTTGCTGTAAAGGAGagtaatatttttaaatggaataaatttaaaatttataaaggtgcttatacaaaattaagtgaaaaagaaaaacaagTTTATGATACTAGTGATTTTCATTTTACTTTTAAAAACAATACAATATCTGTTACACCTACAGATGAAGAAATcaaaaatttttatgataaCGAAAAGAAgatcaaaaaaattattactcaaaatattaatgatcATCAAGAATTATTTCAATATAAAGAAGAATTAGGTCAAGATCTACCAGCACCTTTCAATAATTTAGATATTGATTTAATATACAAGCAATTATTAAATAGACACAATATAAATCCATtagataaaaaagaattgGATTCAATATATgagtatataaaattaacaCCTTCCGAATTAGAAACAGAAGATTTCTggtacatatataaatacaatCCATTTGATACATCCTTTGCATTTAGAACAGGAACAGAGCCATga
- a CDS encoding hypothetical protein (conserved Plasmodium protein, unknown function~transcript variant 2; alternatively spliced) has translation MIKNSCAKIKSEKSCMVLNFLKGYSSLIEKKYLPYDIRYFIYNKNRLLSDVTNQINEKKSEEQYDSDYDNDRLILNDDEEKEIHIENKREATNITNINKNIENIENIDNIENIKSDMEHSNNMNDSNQKKQMKNKGKYDSDVIIMYNHFSELPEKFLSSKLSEEEIEHINTGIYNPDFDNYINNIVMKKKKQ, from the exons ATGATAAAAA ATTCATGCgcaaaaataaaaagtgAAAAATCATGTATGgttttaaattttttaaaaggATATAGTAGCCTTAtagaaaagaaatatttacCATATGATATaagatattttatttataataagaataGATTATTAAGTGATGTTACAAATCAGATCAATGAAAAAAAATCGGAGGAACAATATGATAGTGATTATGATAATGATAgattaatattaaatgatgatgaggaaaaagaaatacatattgaaaataaaagagAAGCAActaatataacaaatataaataaaaacattgaaaatattgaaaatattgataatattgaaaatattaaaagtGATATGGAACattcaaataatatgaatgattCTAACCAAAAAAAGCAGATGAAGAACAAAGGAAAATACGATTCAGATGTCataataat GTACAATCACTTTTCTGAGTTACCCGAAAAATTTCTTTCTTCAAAATTAAGTGAAGAAGAAATTgaacatataaatacaggaatatataacccagattttgataattatattaacaatatagttatgaaaaaaaaaaaacaataa
- a CDS encoding hypothetical protein (conserved Plasmodium protein, unknown function~transcript variant 1; alternatively spliced), translating to MIKSKFLYKSPKFFTYSCAKIKSEKSCMVLNFLKGYSSLIEKKYLPYDIRYFIYNKNRLLSDVTNQINEKKSEEQYDSDYDNDRLILNDDEEKEIHIENKREATNITNINKNIENIENIDNIENIKSDMEHSNNMNDSNQKKQMKNKGKYDSDVIIMYNHFSELPEKFLSSKLSEEEIEHINTGIYNPDFDNYINNIVMKKKKQ from the exons ATGATAAAAAGTAAATTTTTGTATAAATCCCCTAAATTCTTTACAT ATTCATGCgcaaaaataaaaagtgAAAAATCATGTATGgttttaaattttttaaaaggATATAGTAGCCTTAtagaaaagaaatatttacCATATGATATaagatattttatttataataagaataGATTATTAAGTGATGTTACAAATCAGATCAATGAAAAAAAATCGGAGGAACAATATGATAGTGATTATGATAATGATAgattaatattaaatgatgatgaggaaaaagaaatacatattgaaaataaaagagAAGCAActaatataacaaatataaataaaaacattgaaaatattgaaaatattgataatattgaaaatattaaaagtGATATGGAACattcaaataatatgaatgattCTAACCAAAAAAAGCAGATGAAGAACAAAGGAAAATACGATTCAGATGTCataataat GTACAATCACTTTTCTGAGTTACCCGAAAAATTTCTTTCTTCAAAATTAAGTGAAGAAGAAATTgaacatataaatacaggaatatataacccagattttgataattatattaacaatatagttatgaaaaaaaaaaaacaataa
- a CDS encoding putative DNA damage-inducible protein 1 → MVFITISDDNNIITSLDVHEDTEMWTITNIIENDFSLNMNINELTYNGNRIDKFDTIKKLNIKEGDLLFVRKRISNDIINNDMNNMSALNNILSTNNNMENFGNNINNENVQNILNNPAFKTLLDQFKVYQENEYIKKESEILMQMKNDKSKMAVLKLQDQTLYNAIITQNLEEIKKIVKEKYEMEKKEKQKEQEMYENALKNPLSEDSQKYIYENIYKNEINNNLALAQEHFPEAFGVVFMLYIPVEINKHSVHAFVDSGAQSSIMSKKCAEKCNILRLMDKRFTGIAKGVGTKTILGKIHMIDIKIGNYFYAVSLTIIEDYDIDFIFGLDLLKRHQCLIDFKQNALIIQDNKIPFLSEKDVLSISTQSIDIDLPKEY, encoded by the coding sequence ATGGTTTTCATTACCATATCAGAcgataataatataataaccAGTCTTGATGTTCATGAGGATACAGAAATGTGGACGattacaaatattattgagaatgatttttcattaaatatgaatataaatgaattgACATATAATGGGAATAGAATAGATAAATTTGAtactataaaaaaattaaatataaaagaaggggatttattatttgttcGTAAAAGAATTAGTAAtgatataattaataatgatatgaataatatgtctgctttaaataatattctttctacaaataataatatggaaaatTTTGGAAATAACATTAATAATGAGAATGTACAGAATATTTTAAACAATCCAGCttttaaaacattattAGATCAATTTAAAGTATATCaagaaaatgaatatattaaaaaagaatcTGAGATTTTAATGCAAATGAAGAATGATAAAAGCAAAATGGCTGTTTTAAAATTACAAGATCAAACTTTATATAATGCTATAATTACACAAAATTTGgaagaaattaaaaaaatagtaaaagaaaaatatgaaatggaaaaaaaagaaaaacaaaaagaaCAAGAAATGTATGAAAATGCTTTAAAAAATCCATTATCAGAAGATTcacaaaaatatatatatgaaaatatatataaaaatgaaattaataataatttagCTTTAGCTCAAGAACATTTCCCTGAGGCTTTTGGAGTAGTctttatgttatatatacCAGTTGAAATTAATAAACATAGTGTTCATGCATTTGTAGATTCAGGAGCACAATCAAGTATTATGTCAAAAAAATGTGCAgaaaaatgtaatattCTAAGATTAATGGATAAAAGATTTACAGGTATTGCCAAAGGAGTAGGCACAAAAACTATACTAGGAAAAATACATATGattgatataaaaattggTAACTACTTTTATGCTGTATCATTAACTATTATTGAAGATTATGATATAGATTTTATATTTGGCTTagatttattaaaaagacACCAATGTTTAATCGATTTTAAACAAAATGCTCTTATCATACAAGACAATAAAATTCCTTTCTTATCAGAAAAAGATGTTTTATCTATTTCAACACAGAGTATAGACATTGATCTACCCAAagaatattaa
- a CDS encoding putative membrane protein (conserved Plasmodium membrane protein, unknown function): MSSEYQGLLNSKDREDESNGAHLAEKVEKGGEQIENTLMKLNVRYQTLFFSSGVMTVFCGTISLLESLRYFYFTNFVVSTFLITMGLIMMILDIPGTPRWASKHRIMIRKYIKFLTRLTGKSVWFFFLGSMSCLNLWPHSKHVSLFRSFWVILCSSFILSVAVVGFLIALRKSLRLEKLKKTIKLVSKGAYIDCYRKYSVADPDHGMQFEEFNRMCSDHTNGYIYFDFLDLFIIFNALDEHQKCSINEREFLEWINGPVTYL, translated from the exons aTGTCATCAG AATATCAAGGTTTATTAAACAGTAAAGACCGTGAAGATGAGAGTAATGGAGCTCATCTAGCTGAAAAGGTTGAAAAGGGAGGAGAACAAATTGAAAATACCTTAATGAAATTAAATGTGAGATATCAAACATTATTCTTTTCATCTGGTGTTATGACCGTTTTCTGTGGTACTATATCATTATTAGAATCCTTGagatatttttatttcacAAATTTTGTAGTGTCTACATTTTTAAT AACTATGGGTctaataatgatgatattaGATATACCAGGAACCCCAAGATGGGCCTCAAAACATAGAATAATGATAAgaaaatacataaaatttttaacAAGATTAACTGGAAAATCTGTCTGGTTTTTCTTTTTag GATCCATGTCATGCTTAAATTTATGGCCACACTCCAAACATGTAAGTTTGTTTAGATCTTTCTGGGTTATTTTATGTAGTAGTTTTATTTTGAGTGTTGCAGTAGTTGGATTTTTAATAGCTTTAAGAAAATCCTTGCGATTGgagaaattaaaaaaaacaataaaattAGTTTCTAAAGGAGCTTATATTGACTGCTATAGAAAATATAGTGTAGCAGATCCTGATCATGGAATGCAATTTGAAGAATTCAACAGAATGTGCTCAGATCATACAAATggatatatttattttgacTTTTTagatttatttattatttttaatgCTTTGGATGAACATCAGAAATGTTCTATAAATGAAAGAGAATTTTTAGAATGGATCAATGGACCAgtaacatatttataa